In Trueperella pecoris, the DNA window TCGCAATCATGACGATGGACGTGGCGTGATCGGAATCGAATACTCGTGCCACCCCACGGCAGCCGAGGTCGTGGCGCAGGTCGCCCAGGACGTGGCCGGGCGGCACCCCGAGTGCCGTGTGGCCGTGGTTCACCGCGTGGGCAAACTCGGGATCGGGGAGATGGCGATGGTTGCTGCCGTTGCCAGCCCGCATCGCGGGGCGTCCTTCGCTGCAATCCAGGATCTCGTGGACACCATCAAGGAGAAGTTGCCCGTCTGGAAGCGGCAACTTTTCACCGACGGCACGGATGAGTGGGTCGGCTCGGCCTAGGGGGCGCGTAGCCGGCCGGGCACAGTGCTAGCCGGGCACAGTGCTAGCCGGGCGCAGTGCTAGCCGGGCGCGTGGCGCGGGTGTGATGCGTCCTTCGATGTAGAAAAATGGACCGATCTTGTTATATACGAAGATCGGTCCATTTTTCGACATCGAAGGACAGGCCCGCGCGGGTGACCACACCTCAAAGCGGCCGAAACCCCCGCCACAGGCACGCGAAAAACGCGCTAGCCGCCGATTTCGGACATGAGGCGGTCGGGTTGGACGAAATCCGGGTTGTCGATGCCGTGCCCGGGCTTCTTCGCCCACATCGCCTCGGCCCACAGCTTGGCGAGCTCCGCATCCGAAGCCCCCGCGCGCATCGGCCCGCGCAGATCGGTCTCCGTCTGGGCAAACAGGCAGTTTCGGACCTGGCCGTCGGCCG includes these proteins:
- a CDS encoding molybdenum cofactor biosynthesis protein MoaE yields the protein MDIQDRIGLTGVQEEPLLTAPIADSVRNDASGALVVFEGIVRNHDDGRGVIGIEYSCHPTAAEVVAQVAQDVAGRHPECRVAVVHRVGKLGIGEMAMVAAVASPHRGASFAAIQDLVDTIKEKLPVWKRQLFTDGTDEWVGSA